The following coding sequences are from one Cydia splendana chromosome 15, ilCydSple1.2, whole genome shotgun sequence window:
- the LOC134797780 gene encoding uncharacterized protein LOC134797780, giving the protein MAALTLCFLAVLCSLLHQGSAIVCYQCNSHNDSRCLMDKLPDSLRKECTSKDTMCRKISQIVEFEMNGMPPDSRVIRGCGWDESNYKGRCYQRSGFGGRQEVCSCLEDGCNSATAPVAATLLMLLTAAVLRF; this is encoded by the exons atggcggcTCTAACGCTGTGCTTTTTGGCGGTATTGTGCAGTTTGCTACATCAAG GCTCAGCCATCGTGTGCTACCAATGCAACAGCCACAACGATTCCCGCTGCCTCATGGACAAGCTGCCCGACTCCCTTCGCAAGGAGTGCACCTCCAAGGACACCATGTGCCGGAAGATCTCGCAGATCGTGGAGTTCGAGATGAACGGCATGCCGCCGGACAGCAGGGTCATCCGAGGGTGCGGCTGGGATGAGAGCAACTACAAG ggACGTTGCTACCAGCGCTCCGGCTTCGGCGGCCGCCAAGAAGTCTGCTCCTGCCTCGAAGATGGCTGCAACTCGGCCACAGCCCCCGTGGCCGCTACACTGCTCATGCTGCTCACCGCCGCGGTCCTCAGGTTCTAG
- the LOC134797304 gene encoding uncharacterized protein LOC134797304, translating to MRYFAFGLVVFCGLFEFGSPIMCYECNSATNSQCLQNVLPENLKRNCSEHDRGVTHTLCRKIIQHVDVAVNGQLPASRVIRSCGWDETKYKGACYHRSGYGGRQEVCSCTKDLCNGSNDVTSITVLALASSLMMILKLACQ from the exons ATGAGGTACTTCGCGTTTGGATTAGTGGTGTTTTGCGgattatttgaatttg GTTCCCCAATAATGTGCTACGAATGTAACAGCGCCACCAACTCCCAATGCCTCCAAAACGTCCTCCCAGAGAACCTCAAGCGCAACTGTTCGGAGCACGACCGCGGCGTGACGCATACGCTGTGTCGTAAGATTATACAACATGTGGATGTAGCTGTTAATGGGCAATTACCGGCTAGCAGGGTTATTAGGAGCTGTGGGTGGGATGAGACCAAATATAAG GGTGCCTGCTACCACCGCTCCGGCTACGGCGGCAGGCAGGAGGTCTGCTCCTGCACCAAGGACCTCTGCAACGGGTCCAACGACGTCACCTCTATTACCGTCCTCGCACTCGCCTCGTCTCTCATGATGATACTCAAGCTCGCCTGCCAATGA